In Vespa velutina chromosome 1, iVesVel2.1, whole genome shotgun sequence, the following proteins share a genomic window:
- the LOC124955578 gene encoding putative uncharacterized protein DDB_G0282133, giving the protein MDNDFDIYEDLSNYDIKDDENPSKNNEALSKECEELKKEVNELKEKLENLQKVNETLEVNLSSLLKTAKAEITRKDKMIDELRKQVDNMSFRRGHFNRNVKDINDKSMQQLPVQNLHEYSHVQQYSESERTSVSNLQNLNSNNDKYNSVASSSSDTTFQNSSTVNCNHPDEDQVVSDYESYNDQFCNTRYQSKKLQVPYMGSTTVFTERLRKRIMEEEAEQKRKLLEEEDKTNLLSEDKDDKNTKINIDDKENHSYCSILNLNVDDTSLKSKEAVCNFIDNTNIPKHNDVSMTNQQRPALNIKVSEKRLDNVDTHFSKRRKLDIEQNLCPDKNSLPVEDAFNEYDHGIISSTKTDKLNCEENSNSYIERNTWNDNKYDKGTRSNNTAYRRKEKEYYKKFNNDYNNYSKESILYYEKNRYNHTRSRSPLPKYFDRKHKYHDDRYRNYRDRFDRRRNSQDKEEDTLISSDRRSYDLRNKDKNRSTEKYGTTDFNSSINKGSKYSISHVSRSVSHERSRSRERTNHKIYDRRYLKSTRHDKNSEERENIFSKKKSEINESKGIISLSKKKNDISDKSIKTNTIDEILEDGEIVSPIKSNLNNKTKEIKDISNVETHKDSLDQFENVSKFSDEVNTRICLKKTYSKNIEYKKKKIDQVEKDKDIIVAITTTSEEKYIPLVENKQDCMVTSTNNIIPLLICIDNDIDKNDINEEKCDKEIVQLEKASKEADSTCDMQNFPEDISRTIKEISVETIRQESNIICKYNDEIEEESISNTSNVDIVKDNVFFIEKHKTENDISKDKYNMSDNNYDNQVPILNDQQEPLVKVHQEVAATTQDLQGNEEDNSENEIVKVKASKNNKKEGSESENSKVIIFARRRKHVQLTDNNASMTVVINPNNINSDVNVKNSVESNLKLRACKVSRSYKDVLLFIINDFIMT; this is encoded by the exons atggataatgATTTTGATATCTACGAGGACTTGTCCAATTACGATATAAAGGATGATGAGAAT ccttctaaaaataatgaagctctttcgaaagaatgcgaggaattaaagaaagaagttaACGAGCTTaaggaaaaattagaaaatcttCAAAAGGTTAATGAAACCTTAGAGGTTAACTTATCTTCTTTACTTAAAACAGCCAAGGCCGAAATTACGCGAAAAGATAAGATGATAGATGAACTTAGAAAGCA AGTAGACAATATGTCATTTAGACGTGGCCACTTTAATAGAAacgtaaaagatattaatgacaAATCAATGCAGCAGTTGCCTGTACAAAATCTACATGAATATAGTCATGTACAACAATATTCTGAGAGTGAAAGAACTTCGGTGtctaatttacaaaatttaaattcaaataacgataagtatAATTCAGTTGCTAGTAGTTCTTCTGATACGACTTTTCAAAACTCTAGTACTGTTAATTGTAATCACCCTGATGAAGATCAAGTTGTGTCAGATTATGAAAGTTATAATGATCAATTTTGCAATACAAGGTATCAATCTAAAAAGTTACAAGTACCTTATATGGGTAGTACTACTGTTTTTACCGAACGTTTGCGTAAAAGGATaatggaagaagaagcagaacaGAAACGGAAATTATTGGAAGAAGAGGATAagacaaatttattatcagaagataaagacgataaaaataccaaaattaatatcgatgacAAAGAAAATCATTCTTACTGtagtatattaaatttaaatgtgGATGATACGAGTTTGAAGAGTAAAGAAGctgtatgtaattttattgataatactaatattcCAAAACACAATGATGTTTCTATGACAAATCAACAAAGGCCagcattaaatattaaagtttCTGAGAAAAGGCTGGATAATGTTGATACACACTTTAGCAAACGACGAAAATTAGATATAGAACAAAATTTGTGTCCAGATAAAAATAGTCTTCCTGTAGAAGATGCATTTAATGAATATGATCATGGTATTATATCTAGTACAAAAACAGACAAATTAAATTGTGAAGAAAATAGTAATTcttatattgaaagaaatactTGGAATGATAACAAATATGATAAAGGTACAAGATCAAATAATACCGCGTacagaagaaaggaaaaggaatattataaaaaattcaacaatgattacaataattattccaAAGAAAGTATTctatattatgaaaagaatAGATATAATCATACACGGAGTAGGTCACCTCTtccaaaatattttgatagaaAGCATAAATATCACGATGATCGATACAGAAATTACAGAGATAGATTTGACAGAAGACGAAATTCTcaagataaagaggaagataCTTTAATATCTTCCGATAGAAGATCCTATGATTTAcgcaataaagataaaaataggtCTACTGAAAAATATGGTACTACAGATTTTAATTCATCAATAAATAAAGGGAGCAAATATTCAATTTCACATGTCTCTAGATCTGTATCACATGAAAGAAGTAGGagtagagaaagaacaaatcataaaatttatgataggagatatttaaaatctacAAGGCATGATAAGAATTCGGAAgaacgtgaaaatattttttcgaaaaagaaaagtgaaataaacGAATCGAAAGGTATAATATCtctgtcaaaaaaaaaaaatgatatttcagacaaatcaattaaaacaaatactatcgatgaaattttagAGGATGGCGAAATTGTATCTCCCATTAAATctaatctaaataataaaacaaaagaaataaaggatatTTCTAATGTAGAAACTCATAAAGATTCTCTTGATCAATTTGAAAATGTATCAAAATTTTCTGACGAAGTGAATACGCGTATATGtttaaagaaaacatatagtaaaaatatagaatataaaaaaaaaaaaattgatcaagttgagaaagataaagatattattgtaGCTATAACAACTACttcagaagaaaaatatattcctttgGTTGAAAATAAACAGGATTGTATGGTAACATCTACAAACAATATTATACCACTTTTAATATGTATTGACaatgatattgataaaaatgatatcaatGAAGAAAAGTGTGATAAAGAAATTGTACAATTAGAGAAGGCTTCTAAAGAAGCCGATAGCACTTGCGATATGCAAAACTTTCCTGAGGATATATCAAGAAccattaaagaaatttctgTTGAAACAATTAGACaagaaagtaatattatttgtaaatataatgatgaaatagaagaagaaagtatttCTAATACTTCCAATGTAGATATAGTTAaagataatgttttttttattgaaaaacacaaaacagaaaatgatatatcaaaagataaatataatatgtcaGATAACAATTATGATAATCAAGTTCCTATATTAAATGATCAACAGGAGCCATTAGTAAAAGTTCATCAAGAAGTTGCAGCTACGACACAAGATCTCCaaggaaatgaagaagataatAGTGAAAATGAGATTGTTAAGGTTAAAgcatcgaaaaataataaaaaagaaggatcagAGTCCGAAAATTCTAAAGTCATTATTTTTGCTCGGCGTAGAAAGCATGTACAATTAACTGATAATAATGCATCTATGACTGTTGTAATAAatcctaataatattaattcagaTGTTAATGTAAAGAACAGCGTTGAAAGTAATTTGAAACTACGAGCATGTAAAGTATCTCGTTCTTATAAAGATGTatt GCTCTTCattatcaatgattttataatgacTTAA